A genomic stretch from Desulfurococcaceae archaeon MEX13E-LK6-19 includes:
- a CDS encoding acetyl ornithine aminotransferase family protein, with the protein MIMDAPIIKTTPPGPKARRIIREDEKYLMQSFVRWYPLVIKRGTGVFVEDVDGNVYIDMNSGLAVLNVGHNHPRVLKAIRSMLGKILHYSLTDFYYKEAVDLAKELTRIAPMSGRKKVFFGNSGAEAIEGAIKISRGFFKGQRPYIIAFYGAFHGRTMGANTLTASKPVQHRWFAPMLPAVLHAPYPYPYRCPFKTDDPIECGEQALAFIEDYILGKYVYGDEVAAIFVEPIQGEGGYIVPPDNFLPGLRKLCDEYGILLVADEVQSGMGRTGKWWAIQHWNVEPDIITTAKALASGLPLSAIIGREQIMSLPKGSHATTFGGNPVACRVAREVIRIIEEEKLLDNAKRVGDYIIKRFNELKDELEIIGDVRGKGLMIGVELVKNKDTKEPASKELAKVLDEAFKRGVLVIGAGLSALRIAPPLNISIEVAEKALSILEDILRKVDKEIKAR; encoded by the coding sequence ATGATTATGGATGCCCCTATTATAAAAACGACACCTCCAGGTCCTAAAGCTAGACGTATTATACGTGAAGATGAGAAGTACTTAATGCAGTCTTTTGTTAGATGGTATCCACTAGTTATAAAACGTGGTACTGGAGTATTCGTAGAAGATGTCGATGGTAACGTTTACATTGATATGAACTCCGGGCTGGCGGTACTAAATGTAGGGCATAACCATCCTAGAGTACTAAAGGCAATAAGGAGTATGCTAGGTAAAATTCTTCATTATTCGCTTACCGATTTCTATTACAAAGAAGCAGTAGACTTGGCAAAAGAGTTGACTAGAATAGCGCCCATGTCCGGGAGGAAGAAAGTATTCTTTGGGAACAGTGGTGCTGAAGCAATAGAGGGGGCAATAAAGATTTCAAGAGGATTCTTTAAAGGCCAGCGTCCTTACATAATAGCTTTCTATGGAGCTTTCCATGGCAGGACCATGGGTGCAAATACTTTAACGGCAAGTAAACCCGTACAGCACAGATGGTTTGCACCAATGCTACCAGCAGTGCTCCACGCTCCTTATCCTTATCCTTATAGATGCCCCTTCAAAACAGATGATCCTATTGAGTGTGGAGAGCAAGCACTCGCATTCATTGAGGACTATATTCTAGGTAAATATGTTTATGGAGATGAAGTTGCAGCTATATTTGTAGAGCCTATACAAGGTGAGGGAGGATACATAGTCCCTCCAGACAACTTCTTACCGGGACTAAGAAAACTATGCGATGAATATGGTATACTGCTAGTGGCTGACGAAGTACAAAGCGGTATGGGTAGAACAGGAAAATGGTGGGCTATACAACACTGGAATGTAGAACCAGATATAATAACAACAGCAAAAGCCCTAGCTTCAGGCTTACCCTTATCAGCTATTATAGGAAGAGAACAAATAATGAGCCTACCTAAAGGAAGCCATGCTACAACCTTTGGCGGCAACCCCGTTGCTTGTCGTGTTGCCCGGGAAGTAATAAGGATTATAGAAGAAGAAAAACTTCTCGACAACGCTAAACGTGTAGGCGACTATATTATCAAGAGGTTCAATGAGCTCAAGGATGAACTGGAGATAATAGGTGACGTTAGAGGAAAGGGGCTAATGATAGGTGTGGAGCTAGTAAAGAACAAAGATACAAAAGAACCTGCGTCCAAGGAGTTAGCTAAAGTACTCGATGAAGCATTTAAACGTGGCGTCTTGGTAATAGGCGCAGGGTTGTCAGCACTCAGAATAGCTCCACCACTGAATATAAGTATTGAAGTTGCTGAGAAGGCGTTGAGTATACTCGAAGATATACTTAGAAAAGTTGATAAAGAAATTAAAGCTCGGTAA
- a CDS encoding DUF2208 domain-containing protein — protein MYQQPSRKYTIILSESAIVLMSVISAFFPGYFIIAIILYTILIFGLTSYTMTKKTRAKPEELKTPLFRENNAMKIAMADKELSKELMQQMRSTLMLFITFPLILVLFPLYTSYIGPYVESALQSSLNNELAAKFLNFFIMYNFVFAIISLVRLGLSKIYKPINILLPQRFVVYPSGILANNRMFIRFTDDHCYKYDPIRKFIEIRSEKNPGFKIKLYSENITRLKEKLVEKNILRECKE, from the coding sequence GTGTATCAACAACCATCTAGAAAATATACTATAATATTGAGCGAGTCTGCTATAGTACTTATGTCGGTAATATCTGCGTTTTTTCCTGGATACTTTATCATAGCAATAATATTGTATACAATATTGATTTTTGGACTGACATCATATACTATGACGAAAAAAACTAGAGCAAAACCTGAAGAGCTCAAGACTCCACTATTTAGAGAGAATAACGCGATGAAAATAGCTATGGCCGACAAGGAGCTTTCTAAAGAATTAATGCAACAAATGAGATCTACATTAATGTTGTTCATAACGTTTCCATTGATACTAGTGCTATTCCCATTATATACAAGTTATATAGGTCCTTATGTAGAATCAGCATTACAGAGCAGTCTAAACAATGAATTAGCAGCGAAATTCCTAAACTTCTTCATAATGTATAACTTCGTATTTGCAATAATATCATTAGTTAGATTAGGGTTATCAAAAATATACAAGCCTATCAACATACTCTTACCACAGCGTTTTGTAGTGTATCCAAGCGGAATCTTAGCAAATAATAGAATGTTCATAAGATTTACCGACGATCATTGCTACAAATATGATCCAATAAGGAAATTCATTGAGATACGATCAGAAAAGAATCCTGGGTTCAAAATAAAACTATATAGTGAAAATATAACAAGACTTAAAGAGAAACTTGTAGAAAAGAACATTCTAAGAGAGTGTAAAGAATGA
- a CDS encoding MgtC/SapB family protein — protein MIDTDILGVSEIEFVVKIIIGFLVGALIGIERERTRLISTTEKPKSLPGVRSFGLLSLYGAITAHLALILEEQGLTIIQMFVLAVFASIIVVLIILYMYQRMSILGRTGITTYIVMGLDLGLGFLVGLGKILEAVSASILVTFILATKPSIEKFVKGISYKELLSGLELGLFVFILGPVFLLKPIVIMGFDLSKLYLLFIIILALSFISYIGVKIKGGEALKYISFLGGLVNSEASVANIASILAAQENVSQDLLKSIAKRNIFIIIAAMLVRNMIIISMLSISSLDAVKTLIVVGLSFVAFTPPILLGVLAWLFEKGEPLKNMRVDIQNPLSINTAIRIVVVYASIFAVSYVLYYIFGSQIIYLIAVVGGFVNAGATILTIFALSGIGFVDVYTLVASLVITNLAAIANKILYVHVTTKNKVLLDACLRAIIVASSSMIIVFLLASQVVMIFF, from the coding sequence TTGATTGACACTGACATATTGGGTGTTAGTGAGATAGAGTTTGTCGTCAAGATAATTATAGGGTTTCTCGTGGGAGCTTTAATAGGAATAGAAAGAGAGAGAACAAGACTTATTTCTACAACCGAGAAACCTAAAAGCCTCCCTGGAGTACGCTCATTTGGTCTTCTTAGTTTGTATGGAGCAATTACGGCGCATTTGGCTTTAATTCTCGAGGAACAAGGGTTGACAATTATACAAATGTTTGTATTAGCAGTATTCGCTTCAATAATAGTTGTTCTAATAATTCTATATATGTATCAAAGAATGAGTATTCTTGGAAGAACAGGTATAACAACGTATATTGTGATGGGGCTAGATCTAGGGTTAGGTTTTCTAGTAGGTTTAGGGAAGATTCTCGAAGCGGTTTCGGCATCAATACTTGTAACGTTTATTCTAGCTACAAAGCCTTCAATAGAAAAATTCGTGAAAGGTATATCGTACAAAGAGCTTTTATCAGGGCTTGAGCTAGGGTTATTCGTATTTATATTAGGGCCTGTGTTTTTACTGAAACCCATAGTGATAATGGGTTTTGATCTTAGTAAACTCTATTTACTCTTCATAATAATTCTCGCACTATCATTCATTAGCTATATTGGTGTAAAAATAAAAGGTGGGGAAGCTCTCAAGTACATATCGTTTCTGGGAGGTTTAGTTAATAGTGAAGCATCAGTTGCGAACATAGCTTCAATACTTGCTGCACAAGAAAATGTTTCGCAGGATTTACTTAAGAGTATAGCCAAGAGGAATATATTCATAATTATAGCGGCAATGCTTGTTCGTAATATGATAATCATATCAATGTTGTCTATATCATCTCTTGATGCCGTCAAGACGTTAATTGTAGTAGGGTTATCTTTTGTGGCATTTACACCTCCTATACTATTAGGTGTACTGGCCTGGCTCTTTGAGAAAGGAGAGCCATTAAAGAATATGCGTGTAGATATACAGAACCCGCTTAGTATCAATACAGCAATACGTATAGTTGTTGTCTATGCATCAATATTCGCTGTAAGCTATGTCTTATACTACATTTTTGGCTCACAAATAATATACTTAATAGCGGTTGTTGGAGGATTCGTTAATGCTGGTGCTACCATACTAACCATATTTGCCCTATCAGGAATAGGCTTTGTCGATGTATATACTCTTGTAGCATCGCTTGTTATAACAAATCTTGCTGCAATTGCAAATAAGATTCTGTACGTCCATGTAACAACGAAGAACAAAGTACTTCTAGATGCATGCTTAAGAGCTATAATAGTTGCATCTTCGTCAATGATCATAGTATTCTTGTTAGCTTCTCAGGTTGTAATGATCTTTTTCTGA
- a CDS encoding DNA-binding protein — MSFGANTKVIDVSKKPISEYVFDAVVSFNQGVDEIIIKGRGDFISKAVDVYRHLAERLGDSIEIVNIDIGSEKFRGRRRSYIAIRIKRKY, encoded by the coding sequence ATGTCGTTTGGTGCTAACACTAAGGTTATTGATGTAAGTAAAAAACCTATATCAGAATACGTCTTTGACGCTGTAGTAAGTTTCAACCAGGGTGTGGACGAGATCATTATAAAAGGACGAGGTGACTTTATTAGTAAAGCAGTTGATGTGTATAGGCATCTTGCTGAAAGACTAGGTGACAGTATAGAAATAGTTAACATAGATATTGGAAGCGAGAAATTCCGTGGTAGAAGGAGATCATATATTGCAATAAGAATTAAGAGAAAGTACTAG
- the rgy gene encoding reverse gyrase — translation MPVESIYERLCPSCGKWGEASFITKFGMCSRCISRLNKNHNLNAIQYIEEIESDVKEFEEFFRRATGGYTLWGSQRIWVKRLLKKENTSIIAPTGIGKTTLLTVYALYSAIMYKEKILILSPTTSLAKQTYMRLKAMCDNINANLRIVFYDSRLSRNKKNEIITMIKNGEYDILVVTNAFLSRHSSLFKGKHFDIIIADDVDSILNRSRNILRILNMLGYTDESIELAKKIVNLRSKILLAKINGLEEAYQKYLRDYLELETKLYKVLKTTKKGQLVIASATGRARGPFIPVMRELLALDITGITLYARDVTDCYKLVKSAKEVYDFIVEIVSRIGSGGIILLSPYHPLKKTINIEELIKYLSEKGYKISKASPSSIQKLINGEIDLIIGSSSYYGVGVRGIDSPEKIKYVIFIGTPVFVTDLKNLLYNPKTLYRLLLHLKEKGYDVLQDITILSKILRYTSSNELRLLKDLLRERIPIEDINNDKIREKYEKIKEIAERAYDTYKKLLDQEIKQRIGTIVIYKINKKYIALMPDAMTYIQASGRTSRLYHGVMTHGLSIIIEDQSLEELIDAMNTKIKYINRSSGLKSFDTIDIDYEKNIIEKSRVKSNRSANIAFKTVLLVVESPTKARTIANFFGKPARRKLGSVTVYETPIVKDNNITYLNIVATKGHLYDLSTNTGNTFGMNIDYVNGQNITLFYKTIKRCRVCGHQFTDGDVCPRCGSSYYSDSIEVINVLRKLASEVDEILIGTDPDTEGEKIAYDIFLTVKPFNDNVYRVEFHEITLRELEKALKNKRAIDYNLVNAQIFRRVLDRLIGFSLSQELWRVYEKHWLGAGRVQTPVLGWVIDYYNEYLRNKCYALKIIAGTKEPYLQIQYCSESKEEIEDIINSIKKNNTISIEIVETFTEEVKPSPPYTTDELLYDASRIGIPATLAMKLAQELFESGLITYHRTDSTYVSTYGIELAKKYLSTKYSTNLFAGRHWGNQGTHEAIRPTNPWDSSDIEKYYSEGLLPLPIYLTPLHIKLYDLIFRRFIASQMKPYKQQVAVINVRLSNDKIVTQKLPVKIIERGFNEIIQPKVYTWLLENKRSNITVPVQRLTMYRTSKSPLPTQGTIIKLMKERGIGRPSTYTATLKNLRRHGYIIFSKKRNYIIPTKIGINVYEYLSRRHNDLVSEETTRYMEETIDKIRLGQLSLESAIDNVVSKLVFHNLIHVPGEREKATV, via the coding sequence TTGCCAGTGGAATCAATATATGAAAGATTATGTCCTTCATGTGGTAAATGGGGCGAAGCCAGCTTTATTACTAAATTTGGTATGTGCAGCAGATGTATATCAAGACTAAACAAAAACCATAATCTTAACGCAATACAATATATTGAAGAGATAGAATCTGATGTGAAAGAATTCGAGGAATTTTTCCGCAGAGCAACAGGTGGTTATACTCTTTGGGGAAGCCAGAGAATTTGGGTCAAACGGCTTCTCAAGAAAGAAAATACAAGCATTATAGCACCAACAGGCATAGGTAAAACAACTTTACTCACAGTATATGCACTGTATTCAGCTATTATGTACAAAGAAAAAATACTCATATTATCGCCAACAACATCTCTCGCTAAACAAACATACATGAGACTTAAGGCTATGTGTGATAATATTAACGCCAATTTAAGGATAGTATTCTACGACTCAAGGCTATCCAGAAACAAGAAAAATGAAATTATTACGATGATTAAGAATGGAGAATACGATATACTTGTCGTAACAAACGCGTTTCTTTCAAGACACAGCTCGTTATTCAAAGGAAAGCACTTCGACATAATTATTGCGGATGACGTAGACTCTATATTAAATCGTTCAAGAAATATTCTTCGTATATTGAACATGCTTGGTTATACAGATGAATCAATTGAATTGGCTAAGAAAATTGTAAATCTTCGATCAAAAATATTGCTAGCGAAAATAAACGGGCTTGAAGAAGCATACCAAAAATACTTAAGAGACTATCTTGAGCTTGAAACCAAGCTCTATAAAGTACTTAAAACTACTAAGAAAGGCCAATTAGTAATAGCAAGTGCTACGGGTAGAGCTCGTGGTCCCTTCATACCTGTTATGAGAGAATTATTGGCATTAGATATAACAGGTATAACGCTCTATGCAAGAGATGTAACTGACTGTTATAAACTGGTGAAAAGTGCAAAAGAAGTATATGATTTCATAGTGGAAATAGTATCACGAATAGGAAGCGGCGGAATAATATTACTAAGCCCCTATCACCCCTTGAAAAAGACTATTAATATAGAGGAGCTTATCAAATATCTGAGCGAGAAAGGATACAAGATCTCCAAAGCATCGCCATCTTCTATACAGAAACTAATTAACGGAGAAATAGATCTAATTATTGGTTCTAGTTCATATTATGGCGTCGGTGTGAGAGGTATTGATTCTCCTGAAAAGATAAAATATGTCATATTTATTGGAACACCAGTCTTTGTAACCGATCTGAAGAATCTTCTGTACAACCCGAAGACCTTGTATAGGTTACTACTTCACTTGAAAGAAAAAGGGTACGACGTACTCCAGGATATCACCATACTGTCCAAAATACTTAGATATACATCATCTAATGAATTAAGACTACTTAAAGATCTTTTGAGAGAACGAATACCCATAGAGGACATAAATAACGATAAAATTAGGGAGAAATACGAGAAAATCAAAGAAATAGCCGAAAGAGCCTATGATACATACAAGAAGCTACTGGACCAAGAAATTAAGCAGAGAATAGGAACCATTGTCATCTACAAGATTAACAAGAAGTATATCGCCTTAATGCCTGATGCAATGACCTATATACAGGCTAGTGGAAGAACCTCGAGATTATACCATGGTGTAATGACACATGGATTATCGATTATTATTGAAGACCAATCTCTCGAAGAATTAATTGATGCAATGAATACAAAAATAAAATATATTAATCGTAGTTCTGGACTTAAATCCTTCGATACTATTGATATAGATTATGAAAAGAATATAATCGAGAAAAGCAGAGTAAAATCTAATAGATCAGCAAATATAGCATTTAAAACAGTATTACTTGTTGTTGAATCTCCTACTAAAGCAAGGACTATAGCAAACTTCTTTGGTAAACCTGCACGCAGAAAATTAGGTTCAGTCACAGTTTACGAGACCCCAATTGTTAAGGACAATAATATAACATACTTAAACATCGTTGCAACAAAAGGACATCTATACGACTTATCAACAAATACCGGAAATACTTTTGGAATGAACATCGATTATGTAAATGGCCAAAATATAACATTATTCTACAAAACTATAAAGAGATGTCGTGTATGTGGACATCAATTCACCGATGGCGACGTCTGTCCCCGATGTGGCAGTAGTTATTATAGTGACTCGATAGAGGTAATTAACGTACTACGTAAATTAGCTTCTGAAGTAGACGAAATACTGATCGGCACAGACCCTGATACCGAAGGAGAGAAGATAGCTTATGACATATTCTTAACCGTAAAACCATTTAACGACAACGTGTATAGAGTAGAATTCCACGAAATAACATTAAGAGAACTGGAAAAAGCACTAAAGAATAAGAGAGCAATCGACTACAATCTAGTCAATGCACAAATATTCAGACGCGTATTAGATCGCTTGATAGGCTTCAGTTTAAGCCAGGAGTTATGGAGAGTATATGAGAAACACTGGCTCGGCGCAGGAAGAGTACAAACCCCTGTCCTTGGCTGGGTTATAGACTACTATAATGAATACCTTAGAAATAAATGCTATGCACTCAAAATCATAGCTGGCACCAAAGAACCTTATTTACAGATACAATATTGTTCCGAGTCTAAAGAAGAAATAGAGGACATTATAAACTCGATTAAGAAGAATAACACTATCTCCATTGAGATAGTAGAGACTTTCACCGAAGAAGTAAAGCCATCACCACCATATACAACAGATGAATTACTTTATGATGCATCAAGAATAGGTATACCCGCCACATTGGCTATGAAGCTTGCACAAGAACTATTTGAAAGCGGCTTGATAACATACCATAGAACAGACTCTACCTACGTATCAACCTATGGTATAGAGCTTGCGAAAAAATACTTGTCTACAAAGTATTCAACAAACCTATTCGCTGGACGTCATTGGGGTAACCAAGGAACGCATGAAGCAATTAGACCAACAAATCCATGGGATTCATCTGATATAGAAAAGTACTACAGTGAAGGATTACTTCCCTTACCCATATACTTGACGCCTTTACACATAAAATTATACGACCTTATATTCCGGAGATTTATAGCAAGTCAAATGAAGCCCTATAAGCAACAAGTAGCTGTAATCAATGTAAGACTTAGTAACGACAAAATTGTAACTCAAAAACTTCCAGTAAAGATCATTGAGAGAGGATTTAACGAAATAATACAACCAAAGGTGTATACCTGGCTTTTAGAAAACAAGAGAAGTAATATAACTGTACCCGTTCAAAGACTTACAATGTATAGAACCTCAAAAAGCCCATTGCCAACACAAGGTACTATCATAAAGTTAATGAAAGAACGTGGAATAGGTCGACCTAGCACTTATACGGCCACATTGAAGAATTTACGGAGGCATGGATACATAATCTTCTCAAAGAAAAGAAACTATATAATACCTACAAAGATCGGTATAAACGTATATGAATACTTGTCTAGAAGACACAACGACCTAGTATCCGAAGAAACAACAAGATATATGGAGGAGACTATAGATAAGATCAGGCTTGGGCAACTAAGTTTAGAATCTGCAATTGATAATGTAGTTAGTAAACTAGTATTCCACAACCTTATTCATGTTCCAGGAGAACGCGAGAAAGCTACTGTTTAG
- the albA gene encoding DNA-binding protein Alba: MAEVTPQPSNTVLVGKKNVMNYVLAVLTLINQGVKEIVVKARGRAISKAVDTVEIVRNRFLPGKVEIKEIKIGSQTVTNPNGRQTRVSTIEILLGLKE; the protein is encoded by the coding sequence ATGGCAGAAGTCACACCCCAGCCAAGTAACACCGTCCTAGTAGGTAAGAAGAACGTAATGAATTACGTCCTAGCAGTATTAACTCTAATAAACCAGGGCGTAAAAGAGATCGTTGTCAAAGCTAGAGGCAGAGCAATAAGCAAAGCAGTTGACACAGTAGAAATCGTAAGGAACAGGTTCCTACCAGGCAAAGTAGAAATCAAAGAAATCAAAATAGGCAGCCAGACAGTAACCAACCCCAACGGCCGCCAAACAAGAGTATCAACAATAGAGATACTACTAGGACTTAAAGAGTAA
- a CDS encoding DEAD/DEAH box helicase, which produces MSSNDQIILRARRWLDNTEFREILKIADYMGYQKGAGALFKINVKKILSNNYTFEDIINIINEYDLEIKEGNLDYLREIIEEKTKITIDVESTSNDIIMKIPWNVWNILKEQLRGIGIRFYNKDQEAIYYTFKPYKLSTVIELVKGKGINIEDKTGITKEKTLAQKLEFRGELRPYQQEALEKWSENNYRGVIALPTGSGKTIIAIAGLAKVQRRTLIVTYTKEQMFQWREMIIKFTNIAPELVGLYYTEEKKLAPITITTYQSAFRNIEFMGRYFDLLIVDECHHLPAEKFKHIAMYSIAPFRMGLSATVVREDGKHTELFPLMGGIIYHKSAAELAQQGYLARYRVYTIKVGLSSKERKEYKELYKIYKTLAGGRSFQEILEAAKLGDTKAQQALRIHSRLRMLVANSENKILKAVEIAEKELKKGNKIIIFTQYVNQAKEISKRLGAYLLTGEIDTKERQRVLKEFKEKPSGVLVVTTVGDEGLDIPDANVGIIVSGTGSRRQFIQRLGRLLRPREGKNEAKLYEIVISGTADEFLARKRKTILEGIDEFL; this is translated from the coding sequence ATGTCTTCAAACGACCAAATTATCCTCAGAGCACGAAGATGGCTTGATAATACTGAATTCAGAGAAATACTAAAGATAGCTGACTATATGGGATATCAAAAAGGTGCTGGTGCTTTATTTAAAATAAATGTAAAGAAGATTTTATCTAACAACTATACTTTTGAAGATATCATCAATATTATTAATGAGTATGACTTAGAGATCAAAGAAGGTAATTTAGATTACTTAAGAGAGATTATTGAAGAAAAAACAAAAATAACCATTGATGTAGAGAGTACTTCTAATGATATAATAATGAAAATACCCTGGAATGTATGGAACATATTGAAGGAACAACTACGTGGTATAGGTATACGTTTTTATAATAAAGACCAAGAGGCTATCTACTACACATTTAAGCCATATAAATTAAGTACAGTTATTGAGCTAGTTAAAGGCAAAGGCATAAATATTGAAGACAAGACGGGTATAACGAAAGAAAAGACTCTTGCACAAAAACTAGAATTTAGAGGAGAGTTAAGACCCTACCAACAAGAGGCATTGGAAAAGTGGAGTGAAAACAATTACCGTGGTGTTATAGCTTTACCCACTGGTTCTGGTAAAACAATTATTGCAATCGCTGGTTTAGCCAAAGTACAGAGGAGAACACTAATTGTTACCTATACTAAAGAACAAATGTTTCAATGGCGAGAAATGATTATTAAGTTTACCAATATCGCACCAGAGCTTGTAGGGCTATATTACACTGAAGAAAAAAAGCTTGCACCAATAACAATAACTACATATCAGTCAGCTTTCAGGAACATTGAGTTCATGGGTCGTTACTTTGATTTACTCATAGTAGATGAATGTCATCATCTTCCTGCTGAGAAGTTTAAACATATTGCAATGTACTCAATTGCACCCTTCCGTATGGGTTTGTCTGCAACAGTCGTTAGGGAAGATGGAAAACACACAGAATTATTCCCACTAATGGGCGGGATAATATATCATAAATCAGCAGCTGAGCTTGCACAACAAGGTTATCTTGCCAGATATCGGGTTTATACAATAAAGGTTGGTCTAAGTAGTAAGGAAAGGAAGGAATACAAGGAACTCTATAAAATATATAAAACATTGGCTGGAGGAAGAAGTTTCCAAGAAATTCTAGAGGCAGCAAAGCTAGGTGATACAAAGGCACAACAAGCATTAAGAATTCATAGCAGATTGAGAATGCTAGTGGCAAACTCTGAGAACAAGATACTGAAGGCGGTTGAAATAGCCGAGAAAGAACTTAAGAAAGGCAATAAGATAATTATTTTCACACAATATGTTAATCAAGCAAAAGAAATAAGCAAAAGACTAGGAGCTTATCTACTTACCGGAGAAATCGATACCAAAGAGCGTCAACGTGTTTTGAAAGAATTTAAAGAAAAACCCTCTGGCGTTCTTGTTGTAACAACTGTAGGTGACGAAGGACTTGACATACCAGATGCCAATGTTGGTATAATTGTTTCAGGGACTGGCTCAAGGAGGCAGTTCATACAGAGACTGGGGAGATTGCTAAGACCTAGAGAAGGAAAAAACGAGGCTAAACTCTATGAAATAGTAATTAGTGGCACCGCCGACGAGTTCCTCGCTAGGAAAAGAAAAACAATACTAGAGGGTATAGACGAATTCTTATAG
- a CDS encoding phosphoribosyltransferase yields the protein MIALDDYFPALLTKPSPQNVERLKEKLSSWFSINKYMSFYARLLSIEFLRLMKTRVSYGVLSQLTGIPESVLCRYVKGSIIPSFEQAINILANLSQSISINELIRRFLEKEKTTIIDLSRLLNDPYLLRLLSFILLLELTGKKIDKILVGRPGVLPLATTIALELNSKIVLAKNRKYPGVEYYEETIIRSMREVEILYVDKDMLSRRDNVLIMTDVVITGKTLRGLINIVEKARAEIADIVTVIAIGNEWKKRVGRKIKTLSYLEEPFF from the coding sequence ATGATTGCTTTAGATGATTATTTTCCCGCATTACTGACCAAACCATCTCCTCAGAATGTTGAAAGACTTAAAGAGAAGTTAAGTTCTTGGTTTTCTATAAACAAATACATGTCATTTTATGCACGTCTCTTATCAATTGAATTTCTAAGATTGATGAAGACCAGAGTATCATACGGGGTTCTTTCCCAGTTAACGGGTATTCCTGAATCTGTTTTGTGTAGGTATGTTAAGGGCTCTATTATTCCAAGCTTTGAACAAGCTATAAATATTCTTGCAAATCTCTCGCAATCCATAAGCATAAATGAGTTAATAAGGAGATTTTTAGAGAAAGAAAAAACAACTATTATAGATTTGTCAAGACTATTAAACGATCCGTACTTGCTTAGATTATTATCGTTCATATTATTGCTTGAACTTACCGGTAAAAAGATTGATAAAATACTTGTTGGAAGACCTGGTGTTCTGCCTTTAGCTACAACTATTGCATTAGAGCTTAATAGCAAAATTGTACTGGCCAAAAACAGGAAATACCCTGGAGTTGAATATTATGAAGAAACAATAATTCGTTCTATGAGAGAAGTCGAGATTCTTTATGTAGACAAAGATATGTTAAGTCGAAGAGATAATGTGCTAATAATGACTGATGTCGTTATTACGGGAAAAACGTTACGTGGATTAATAAATATTGTTGAAAAGGCACGGGCAGAAATAGCAGATATAGTAACAGTTATCGCCATAGGGAATGAGTGGAAGAAGAGAGTTGGTAGAAAAATAAAGACGTTAAGTTATTTAGAGGAGCCCTTCTTTTAA
- a CDS encoding ACT domain-containing protein, translating to MKIREVVRVDNKGRITIPLVIRDALDIREGMSLLLIADVDKKEILVTPISREAKLYEIEIEIEDRPGALAEVANELAKHGIDQVMTRCTTLRRGEIAECVIVVDTSKASVADEKDLEELIKRIEPIRVARIKPFHRG from the coding sequence ATGAAGATTAGAGAAGTAGTTAGAGTAGATAATAAAGGAAGAATAACAATACCCCTTGTAATAAGGGATGCTCTTGATATTAGAGAAGGAATGTCGCTTCTACTAATAGCTGATGTTGATAAAAAAGAGATCCTTGTAACTCCTATATCTCGAGAAGCAAAACTTTATGAAATTGAAATAGAAATTGAAGATAGGCCTGGAGCATTAGCTGAGGTAGCCAACGAGCTTGCAAAACACGGTATAGATCAAGTTATGACACGTTGCACAACACTACGTCGTGGTGAAATAGCTGAATGCGTCATTGTTGTTGATACATCAAAGGCTTCAGTTGCCGATGAAAAAGATCTCGAGGAATTAATTAAGAGAATAGAACCGATTAGAGTTGCTAGAATAAAACCTTTCCATAGAGGATAG